GGTAATATTTTTTTGCATTATCTCGACGACGCTGGTGAACGACAGTCTATTTCGCCGGACATCATGGTTGTGCGCGGCATCGAGAAGAAATTGCGGCGCTATTACAAGTTGGAAGCGGAGGGCAAAGCGCCTGATTTGGTTGTCGAGCTGATGTCGACTTCCACGAAGGTGGAAGATCTCGGCAATAAACGCGTGATCTATGCCAGCATGGGCGTGCGCGAATATTTTTTATTCGATCCCACCGGTGAAGCGCTCAACGGCCAACTGCGCGGTTTCCGCCTGGAAAACGGTGATTTCATGCCGATGATGGGTTCTCGCCTGCATAGCGAAGTATTAGGCCTTGATTTGATTTTGGAGAATGGCTGGTTGCGTTTGCAACATGCCAAAACCGGCGAGCGCCTGCGCACCCACCAAGAAGCCGAG
This portion of the Cytophagia bacterium CHB2 genome encodes:
- a CDS encoding Uma2 family endonuclease, with translation MLKIKDSSAAPAYSAAVQRPPLPEHLPESDGKPMAETDVHREQMIALLDALTEYFRDDPRVYVTGNIFLHYLDDAGERQSISPDIMVVRGIEKKLRRYYKLEAEGKAPDLVVELMSTSTKVEDLGNKRVIYASMGVREYFLFDPTGEALNGQLRGFRLENGDFMPMMGSRLHSEVLGLDLILENGWLRLQHAKTGERLRTHQEAEADRRAAEAAAARELRARQAAEARNAALQDELTRLREELARLQKAKA